The following are encoded in a window of Kitasatospora sp. NBC_01250 genomic DNA:
- a CDS encoding aldehyde dehydrogenase family protein, which produces MSDIATRLDVFKTYKLFVGGKFPRSESGRVYEVTTATSAAGAAGKGQWLANAPLGTRKDTRDAVLAARAAVKGWSGTTAYNRGQVLYRVAEMLQGRREQFAAEVAAAEGLGAKKSAALVEQAIDRWVWYAGWTDKVAQIAGAANPVAGPYFNLSVPEPTGVVGIVAPQTGYGHSFLGLVSVIAPAIATGNTVVVAAAEDAPLPALSLGEVLATSDVPGGVVNIISGRTADLAPTLASHQDVNALDLTGAIAADGAGAAAVLEAAAADTLKRVLRPAVDPSAQDWTTAPGVERLLSFLETKTVWHPMGQ; this is translated from the coding sequence ATGTCTGATATCGCCACGCGTCTTGACGTCTTCAAGACCTACAAGCTGTTCGTCGGCGGGAAGTTCCCGCGCTCCGAGAGCGGACGGGTGTACGAGGTGACCACTGCAACATCAGCCGCCGGCGCGGCGGGCAAGGGCCAGTGGCTGGCCAACGCCCCGCTCGGGACCCGCAAGGACACCCGCGACGCCGTGCTCGCCGCCCGCGCGGCGGTCAAGGGCTGGTCCGGCACCACCGCCTACAACCGCGGCCAGGTGCTCTACCGGGTGGCCGAGATGCTGCAGGGGCGGCGCGAGCAGTTCGCCGCCGAGGTGGCCGCGGCCGAGGGTCTGGGCGCCAAGAAGTCCGCCGCGCTGGTGGAGCAGGCCATCGACCGCTGGGTCTGGTACGCGGGCTGGACCGACAAGGTGGCGCAGATCGCGGGTGCCGCCAACCCGGTGGCCGGGCCGTACTTCAACCTCTCGGTGCCGGAGCCGACCGGCGTGGTCGGCATCGTCGCCCCGCAGACCGGCTACGGGCACTCGTTCCTCGGCCTGGTCTCGGTGATCGCCCCGGCGATCGCCACCGGCAACACCGTGGTGGTCGCCGCGGCCGAGGACGCCCCGCTCCCGGCCCTGTCGCTGGGCGAGGTGCTGGCCACCTCGGACGTGCCCGGCGGCGTGGTGAACATCATCTCGGGCCGCACCGCGGACCTCGCCCCGACGCTCGCCTCGCACCAGGACGTCAACGCACTCGACCTCACCGGCGCGATCGCTGCCGACGGTGCTGGCGCGGCGGCTGTTCTGGAGGCCGCCGCTGCGGATACATTGAAGCGGGTGCTGCGCCCGGCGGTCGATCCGTCGGCGCAGGACTGGACCACCGCCCCCGGTGTCGAGCGACTGCTCTCCTTCCTGGAGACCAAGACGGTCTGGCACCCCATGGGTCAGTAG
- the deoC gene encoding deoxyribose-phosphate aldolase, translated as MSTVAANAPGAAGGGLSDVAASEASLRRFLHGLPGVDAVGLEARAASLGTRSIKTTAKAFAIDLAISMIDLTTLEGADTVGKVRALCTKGKHPDPSDQSAPQVAAICVYPDMVATAKAALAGTGIQVASVATAFPAGRAALPVKLADTADAVAAGADEIDMVIDRGAFLSGRYLDVYNEITAVKQACLRPDGTAAHLKVIFETGELQTYDNVRRASWLAMLAGADFIKTSTGKVAVNATPPVTLLMLEAVRDFKAATGVQIGVKPAGGIKTTKDAMKYLVMVNETLGDEWLSPHWFRFGASSLLNDLLMQRQKLRTGRYSGPDYVTVD; from the coding sequence ATGTCCACTGTTGCAGCCAACGCCCCCGGCGCCGCGGGCGGCGGCCTGAGCGACGTCGCCGCCTCGGAGGCCTCGCTCCGCCGCTTCCTGCACGGCCTGCCCGGCGTCGACGCCGTCGGCCTCGAAGCCCGCGCCGCCTCCCTCGGAACGCGTTCGATCAAGACGACGGCCAAGGCCTTCGCGATCGACCTCGCCATCTCGATGATCGACCTGACCACGCTGGAAGGCGCGGACACGGTCGGCAAGGTGCGCGCCCTGTGCACCAAGGGGAAGCACCCCGACCCGAGCGACCAGTCCGCCCCGCAGGTCGCCGCGATCTGCGTCTATCCGGACATGGTCGCCACCGCGAAGGCCGCGCTGGCCGGCACCGGGATCCAGGTGGCCTCGGTGGCCACCGCCTTCCCCGCCGGGCGCGCCGCGCTTCCGGTCAAGCTCGCCGACACCGCCGACGCGGTGGCGGCCGGCGCCGACGAGATCGACATGGTGATCGACCGCGGCGCCTTCCTCTCCGGGCGCTACCTGGACGTCTACAACGAGATCACCGCCGTCAAGCAGGCCTGCCTGCGCCCCGACGGCACGGCGGCCCACCTCAAGGTGATCTTCGAGACCGGCGAACTGCAGACCTACGACAACGTGCGCCGCGCCTCCTGGCTGGCCATGCTGGCCGGTGCCGACTTCATCAAGACCTCCACCGGCAAGGTCGCCGTCAACGCCACTCCCCCGGTCACCCTGCTGATGCTGGAGGCCGTGCGCGACTTCAAGGCGGCCACCGGTGTGCAGATCGGCGTGAAGCCGGCCGGCGGCATCAAGACCACCAAGGACGCGATGAAGTACCTGGTGATGGTCAACGAGACGCTCGGCGACGAGTGGCTGAGCCCGCACTGGTTCCGCTTCGGCGCCTCCAGCCTGCTCAACGATCTGCTGATGCAGCGTCAGAAGCTGCGCACCGGCCGGTACTCCGGTCCCGACTACGTGACGGTGGACTGA
- a CDS encoding aldehyde dehydrogenase family protein, whose protein sequence is MAKNKKTEAELPKSGPLFDYAPAPESPAAAGGIATSYGHFIGGEFVDSSGSEALKTVNPATEQVLAEFAQGTEEDVERAVKAARKAFGDWSALPGSERAKYLYRIARIIQERSRELAVLESIDNGKPIKETRDFDLPMVAAWFFYYAGWADKLDYAGFGPNPRPVGVAAQVIPWNFPLMMLAWKIAPALATGNTVVLKPAETTPLTALRFAEICRQAGLPEGVVNIITGDGRTGAALTAHPDVNKVAFTGSTNVGRSIARQLAGSRKKLSLELGGKAANIVFDDAPIDQAVEGIVNGIFFNQGHVCCAGSRLLVQESIQDELLEALKRRMATLRVGDPLDKNTDIGAINSAAQLARITELTAAGEAEGAERWAPACDLPSAGYWFRPTIFTGVSQAHRIAQEEIFGPVLSVLTFRTPDEAVAKANNTPFGLSAGVWTEKGSRILWMADKLKAGVVWANTFNKFDPTSPFGGYKESGYGREGGRHGLEAYLDV, encoded by the coding sequence ATGGCCAAGAACAAGAAGACCGAGGCCGAACTGCCCAAGAGCGGGCCGCTGTTCGACTACGCCCCGGCCCCCGAGTCGCCGGCCGCGGCGGGCGGGATCGCCACCTCCTACGGCCACTTCATCGGCGGCGAGTTCGTCGACTCGAGCGGCAGCGAGGCGCTCAAGACGGTCAACCCGGCCACCGAGCAGGTGCTGGCCGAGTTCGCCCAGGGCACCGAGGAGGACGTCGAGCGCGCGGTCAAGGCCGCCCGCAAGGCCTTCGGCGACTGGTCGGCGCTGCCCGGCAGCGAGCGCGCCAAGTACCTCTACCGGATCGCCCGGATCATCCAGGAGCGCTCGCGCGAGCTGGCCGTGCTGGAGTCGATCGACAACGGCAAGCCGATCAAGGAGACCCGCGACTTCGACCTGCCGATGGTCGCCGCATGGTTCTTCTACTACGCCGGCTGGGCCGACAAGCTCGACTACGCGGGCTTCGGCCCCAATCCGCGCCCGGTGGGCGTGGCGGCGCAGGTCATCCCGTGGAACTTCCCGCTGATGATGCTGGCCTGGAAGATCGCCCCGGCGCTCGCCACCGGCAACACGGTCGTCCTCAAGCCGGCCGAGACCACCCCGCTGACCGCGCTGCGGTTCGCCGAGATCTGCCGCCAGGCGGGCCTGCCCGAGGGTGTCGTCAACATCATCACCGGTGACGGCCGCACCGGTGCCGCGCTCACCGCGCACCCGGACGTCAACAAGGTCGCCTTCACCGGCTCGACCAACGTCGGCCGGTCGATCGCCCGGCAGCTGGCCGGCAGCCGCAAGAAGCTGTCGCTGGAGCTGGGCGGCAAGGCCGCCAACATCGTCTTCGACGACGCGCCGATCGACCAGGCGGTCGAGGGCATCGTCAACGGCATCTTCTTCAACCAGGGCCACGTCTGCTGCGCCGGCTCCCGGCTGCTGGTCCAGGAGTCGATCCAGGACGAGCTGCTGGAGGCGCTCAAGCGCCGGATGGCCACCCTGCGGGTGGGCGACCCGCTGGACAAGAACACCGACATCGGCGCCATCAACTCGGCCGCCCAGCTGGCCCGGATCACCGAGCTGACCGCGGCCGGCGAGGCCGAGGGCGCCGAGCGCTGGGCCCCGGCCTGCGACCTGCCCTCCGCCGGCTACTGGTTCCGCCCGACCATCTTCACCGGCGTGAGCCAGGCGCACCGGATCGCCCAGGAGGAGATCTTCGGCCCGGTGCTCTCGGTGCTGACCTTCCGCACCCCGGACGAGGCGGTCGCCAAGGCCAACAACACCCCCTTCGGCCTCTCCGCCGGCGTCTGGACGGAGAAGGGCTCGCGCATCCTCTGGATGGCCGACAAGCTCAAGGCCGGCGTGGTCTGGGCCAACACCTTCAACAAGTTCGACCCGACCTCGCCGTTCGGCGGCTACAAGGAGTCGGGCTACGGCCGCGAGGGTGGCCGGCACGGTCTGGAGGCCTACCTCGATGTCTGA
- a CDS encoding uridine kinase family protein, which translates to MSDTQLNPAPTTRARVVLLCGPSGSGKSSLAERLALPVLQLDDFYKDGDDPSLPLLADGSGTDWDSPLSWHRDQALAAIRQLVETGRAEVPVYSIPANGRAGSHTLDLAGAPAFIAEGIFAAELVGACDAEDLLGAALCLRNRPLTTAWRRFRRDVREGRKSVPYLLRRGWRLMRAEAGIIARQIELGAHACAGDEAAARVRAVVQQGERVTAGV; encoded by the coding sequence GTGAGTGACACGCAGCTGAACCCCGCCCCGACCACCCGCGCCCGTGTGGTGCTGCTCTGCGGGCCCTCGGGTTCGGGGAAGTCCTCACTGGCCGAGCGCCTGGCCCTGCCGGTGCTCCAGCTCGACGACTTCTACAAGGACGGCGACGACCCGAGCCTGCCGCTGCTGGCCGACGGCTCCGGCACCGACTGGGACTCGCCCCTCTCCTGGCACCGGGACCAGGCGCTGGCCGCGATCCGGCAGTTGGTGGAGACCGGCCGGGCAGAGGTCCCGGTCTACTCGATCCCCGCCAACGGCCGCGCCGGCTCGCACACGCTGGACCTGGCCGGCGCCCCCGCCTTCATCGCCGAGGGCATCTTCGCCGCCGAGCTGGTCGGCGCCTGTGACGCGGAGGACCTGCTCGGCGCCGCCCTGTGCCTGCGCAACCGCCCGCTGACCACCGCCTGGCGCCGGTTCCGCCGCGACGTGCGCGAGGGCCGCAAGTCCGTCCCCTACCTGCTCCGCCGCGGCTGGCGCCTGATGCGCGCCGAAGCCGGCATCATCGCCCGCCAGATCGAGCTGGGCGCCCACGCCTGCGCGGGCGACGAGGCCGCGGCCCGGGTCCGCGCCGTGGTGCAGCAGGGCGAGCGGGTCACGGCGGG